The Streptomyces avermitilis MA-4680 = NBRC 14893 genome contains a region encoding:
- a CDS encoding DUF6114 domain-containing protein, with protein sequence MSAETSVQSAGSFTRLRLRFRDWRGSRPFWAGLFTMLGGVPIAYFPYATLKLGTMSIAMATTAGAGSLIIGVLLFTLGLTMWFQQATRIFAGVAAIVLALVSLVVSNIGGFILGFLFALIGGALSASWAPGKPAADAGRRAASQDPAGDGGAGTAPENAAGGPGEPHPLPDPVHGAGAEDSNGGYRVG encoded by the coding sequence ATGAGTGCCGAGACTTCGGTCCAGAGCGCCGGGAGCTTCACCCGGCTGCGTCTGCGATTCCGTGACTGGCGGGGCAGTCGGCCGTTCTGGGCGGGCCTTTTCACCATGCTCGGCGGGGTGCCGATCGCCTATTTCCCGTACGCCACCCTCAAGCTGGGCACGATGTCGATCGCGATGGCGACCACGGCGGGTGCGGGCTCCCTCATCATCGGCGTCCTGCTGTTCACGCTGGGCCTGACCATGTGGTTCCAGCAGGCCACGCGCATCTTCGCCGGCGTCGCCGCGATCGTCCTCGCTCTGGTGTCCCTCGTGGTCTCCAACATCGGTGGCTTCATCCTGGGCTTCCTGTTCGCGCTGATCGGCGGCGCTCTGTCCGCTTCCTGGGCGCCGGGCAAGCCGGCAGCGGACGCCGGGCGGCGTGCCGCGAGCCAGGACCCCGCGGGCGACGGCGGGGCGGGAACGGCTCCGGAGAACGCCGCCGGTGGGCCCGGTGAGCCACACCCTTTGCCGGACCCCGTGCACGGCGCCGGGGCCGAGGACTCCAACGGGGGGTACCGTGTCGGCTGA
- a CDS encoding DUF6230 family protein → MESQVRGGTRWKRFAVVMVPSVAAAACVGVGLAQGALAASFSVSGQEFKVSADHLHGDGFAQYGGIDSGYTSTDGKTKTVRPVAISSFDTAEITKMCQSVKTEIPLIGKTIYLRLDAGPDDKHKVEAEKLYIDVAQLDADATFKNIDIGVAVKDKTRGPAVKSGENALPGGFAQQAESADLYGVEQTAWATTAGTFKLSGLKMRLGTDSKMECF, encoded by the coding sequence ATGGAGTCCCAGGTGCGTGGCGGGACCAGATGGAAGCGCTTCGCTGTGGTCATGGTGCCCAGCGTCGCAGCGGCTGCTTGCGTTGGTGTCGGGCTTGCGCAGGGTGCGCTGGCCGCGTCGTTCAGCGTTTCCGGCCAGGAGTTCAAGGTCAGTGCCGATCATCTGCACGGTGATGGCTTCGCCCAGTACGGCGGTATCGACAGTGGCTACACGTCGACCGACGGAAAGACCAAGACGGTCCGTCCGGTCGCGATTTCGTCGTTCGACACGGCCGAGATCACGAAGATGTGCCAGTCGGTCAAGACGGAGATCCCCCTCATAGGGAAGACGATCTACCTCCGTCTGGACGCGGGGCCGGACGACAAGCACAAGGTCGAGGCCGAGAAGCTCTACATCGATGTCGCCCAGCTTGACGCCGACGCGACGTTCAAGAACATCGACATCGGTGTGGCGGTCAAGGACAAGACCAGGGGTCCTGCCGTGAAGAGCGGCGAAAACGCGCTGCCGGGCGGCTTCGCCCAGCAGGCGGAGTCCGCCGACCTCTACGGCGTCGAGCAGACGGCGTGGGCGACCACCGCCGGCACCTTCAAGCTCAGCGGCCTGAAGATGCGTCTCGGTACCGACTCCAAGATGGAGTGCTTCTGA
- a CDS encoding tetratricopeptide repeat protein: MQPRNMSMSGVVDLAAVKAAQEAKAKAEQARAEAARQGGGGTAVSAVPPSSLVIDVDEAGFERDVLQRSTEVPVVIDFWAEWCEPCKQLSPVLERLAVEYNGRFVLAKIDVDANQMLMQQFGVQGIPAVFAVVAGQALPLFQGAAGEQQIRGTLDQLVEVAEQRFGLTGLTVATDAEPGAAQEAPPIPAGPYDALLEAAVQALDAGDFGGAVQAYKNVLSDDPGNTEARLGLAQAELLQRVQDADPQRVRVEAAEKPGDAQAQIAAADLDLVGGHVDDAFGRLIQTVQRTAGDDRDAVRLRLLELFEVVGADDPRVTAARRALARALF; this comes from the coding sequence ATGCAGCCACGGAACATGTCCATGAGCGGAGTCGTCGACCTCGCCGCGGTGAAGGCGGCCCAGGAGGCCAAGGCGAAGGCGGAGCAGGCGCGCGCCGAAGCGGCCAGGCAGGGCGGCGGGGGTACAGCCGTCTCTGCTGTGCCTCCATCGAGCCTCGTCATCGACGTAGACGAGGCGGGTTTTGAGCGCGATGTCCTGCAGCGGTCCACCGAGGTCCCGGTCGTCATCGACTTCTGGGCCGAGTGGTGCGAGCCCTGTAAGCAGTTGAGCCCGGTCCTGGAGCGGCTGGCCGTCGAGTACAACGGACGGTTCGTCCTCGCCAAGATCGACGTCGACGCGAACCAGATGCTGATGCAGCAGTTCGGCGTCCAGGGGATTCCGGCCGTGTTCGCGGTCGTCGCCGGGCAGGCGCTGCCCCTCTTCCAGGGTGCGGCGGGCGAGCAGCAGATCCGCGGCACACTCGACCAGCTCGTCGAGGTCGCGGAGCAGCGCTTCGGGCTCACCGGGCTGACCGTCGCCACCGACGCCGAGCCGGGTGCCGCCCAGGAGGCCCCGCCGATTCCGGCCGGCCCCTACGACGCGCTGCTCGAAGCCGCCGTACAGGCCCTGGACGCGGGCGACTTCGGCGGCGCGGTGCAGGCGTACAAGAACGTCCTGAGCGACGATCCGGGCAACACGGAGGCCAGGCTGGGCCTCGCCCAGGCCGAGTTGTTGCAGCGGGTGCAGGACGCGGACCCGCAGCGGGTCCGCGTGGAGGCCGCCGAGAAGCCCGGCGATGCGCAGGCGCAGATCGCGGCCGCCGACCTGGACCTGGTGGGCGGGCATGTCGACGACGCGTTCGGGCGGCTGATCCAGACGGTGCAGCGCACCGCGGGCGACGACCGGGACGCCGTACGGCTGCGGCTTCTTGAGCTCTTCGAGGTCGTCGGCGCCGATGATCCCCGGGTGACGGCGGCCCGCCGGGCGCTGGCCCGGGCGTTGTTCTGA
- a CDS encoding TetR/AcrR family transcriptional regulator gives MQCRTSAPRTGRPRSAAADAAILAATREALVELGWSKLTLGDVATRAGVAKTTLYRRWAGKNELVVDAVAELFDELELPDLGSLAADIEGVVLQFAAILARPEARSGLMAAVAESTRDDALRERIRASIVDRQKRLVLAGRSRAQARGELPPEEDAQEAARTVDLIFDMVAGAVVHRTLVSAEPVDAAWAQSFTRILLLGLAGASAGPHGA, from the coding sequence ATGCAGTGCCGCACCTCCGCCCCCCGTACGGGGCGTCCACGCAGCGCCGCCGCGGACGCCGCGATCCTGGCGGCGACGCGGGAGGCGCTGGTCGAACTCGGCTGGTCGAAGCTCACCCTCGGAGACGTGGCGACCCGCGCCGGGGTTGCAAAGACGACGCTCTATCGCCGCTGGGCGGGCAAGAACGAGCTCGTGGTGGACGCCGTGGCCGAACTCTTCGACGAGCTGGAACTGCCCGATCTGGGCAGCCTGGCCGCGGACATCGAGGGAGTCGTCCTTCAGTTCGCGGCGATCCTGGCCCGCCCGGAGGCGCGGAGCGGGCTGATGGCGGCCGTCGCCGAGTCGACGCGCGACGACGCCCTGCGCGAGCGGATCCGCGCCTCGATCGTCGACCGCCAGAAACGGCTCGTCCTGGCCGGCCGGTCCCGCGCCCAGGCCCGCGGGGAGCTGCCGCCCGAGGAGGACGCACAGGAGGCGGCCCGCACCGTGGACCTGATCTTCGACATGGTGGCGGGTGCGGTGGTCCACCGCACCCTGGTGAGCGCGGAGCCGGTGGACGCGGCCTGGGCCCAGTCCTTCACCCGGATCCTGCTGCTGGGGCTCGCCGGGGCGTCAGCCGGCCCGCACGGCGCCTGA
- a CDS encoding acyl-CoA mutase large subunit family protein, with the protein MDADAIEEGRRRWQARYDASRKREADFTTLSGDPVEPAYGPRPGDAYEGFERIGWPGEYPFTRGLYPTGYRGRTWTIRQFAGFGNAEQTNERYKKILANGGGGLSVAFDMPTLMGRDSDDRRALGEVGHCGVAIDSAADMEVLFKDIPLGDVTTSMTISGPAVPVFCMYLVAAERQGVDPSVLNGTLQTDIFKEYIAQKEWLFQPEPHLRLIGDLMEHCASKIPAYKPLSVSGYHIREAGATAAQELAYTLADGFGYVELGLSRGLDVDVFAPGLSFFFDAHVDFFEEIAKFRAARRIWARWLRDVYGAKSEKAQWLRFHTQTAGVSLTAQQPYNNVVRTAVEALAAVLGGTNSLHTNALDETLALPSEQAAEIALRTQQVLMEETGVANVADPLGGSWYVEQLTDRIEADAEKIFEQIRERGLRAHPDGRHPIGPITSGILRGIEDGWFTGEIAESAFQYQQALEKGDKRVVGVNVHHGSVTGDLEILRVSHEVEREQVRVLGERKSGRDDTAVTAALDAMLAAARDGSNMIAPMLDAVRAEATLGEICDVLREEWGVYTEPAGF; encoded by the coding sequence ATGGACGCTGACGCCATCGAGGAAGGCCGCCGACGCTGGCAGGCCCGCTACGACGCCTCACGCAAGCGCGAGGCCGATTTCACCACGCTCTCCGGCGATCCCGTGGAGCCGGCGTACGGGCCCCGGCCCGGGGACGCGTACGAGGGTTTCGAGCGGATCGGCTGGCCGGGTGAGTACCCCTTCACGCGCGGTCTGTATCCGACCGGCTACCGGGGCCGGACCTGGACCATCCGGCAGTTCGCCGGGTTCGGCAACGCCGAGCAGACCAACGAGCGCTACAAGAAGATCCTCGCCAACGGCGGCGGTGGGCTGTCCGTGGCCTTCGACATGCCGACGCTCATGGGGCGCGACTCCGACGACCGCCGCGCGCTCGGCGAGGTCGGGCACTGCGGGGTCGCGATCGACTCGGCGGCCGACATGGAGGTCCTGTTCAAGGACATCCCGCTGGGTGACGTGACGACGTCGATGACGATCAGCGGGCCCGCCGTGCCCGTCTTCTGCATGTACCTGGTCGCGGCCGAGCGGCAGGGCGTCGACCCCTCCGTCCTCAACGGCACCCTCCAGACCGACATCTTCAAGGAGTACATCGCGCAGAAGGAGTGGCTCTTCCAGCCCGAGCCCCATCTGCGGCTCATCGGCGACCTGATGGAGCACTGCGCCTCGAAGATCCCCGCGTACAAGCCGCTGTCCGTCTCCGGGTACCACATCCGGGAGGCCGGTGCCACGGCCGCCCAGGAGCTGGCGTACACCCTCGCCGACGGTTTCGGATACGTGGAGCTGGGGCTGAGCCGCGGCCTGGACGTGGACGTGTTCGCGCCCGGGCTCTCCTTCTTCTTCGACGCGCACGTCGACTTCTTCGAGGAGATCGCCAAGTTCCGTGCGGCGCGGCGCATCTGGGCGCGCTGGCTGCGGGACGTGTACGGGGCGAAGTCGGAGAAGGCGCAGTGGCTGCGCTTCCACACCCAGACCGCGGGCGTCTCGCTCACCGCGCAGCAGCCGTACAACAACGTCGTACGGACGGCCGTGGAGGCCCTCGCCGCGGTGCTCGGCGGGACGAACTCGCTGCACACCAACGCCCTCGACGAGACCCTCGCCCTGCCGTCCGAGCAGGCGGCCGAGATCGCCCTGCGCACCCAGCAGGTGCTGATGGAGGAGACGGGCGTCGCCAACGTGGCCGATCCGCTGGGCGGTTCCTGGTACGTGGAGCAGCTGACCGACCGGATCGAGGCCGACGCCGAGAAGATCTTCGAACAGATCAGGGAGCGCGGGCTGCGGGCCCACCCGGACGGGCGGCACCCGATCGGGCCCATCACCTCCGGCATCCTGCGCGGCATCGAGGACGGCTGGTTCACCGGGGAGATCGCCGAGTCGGCCTTCCAGTACCAGCAGGCGCTGGAGAAGGGCGACAAGCGGGTCGTCGGCGTCAACGTCCACCACGGGTCCGTGACGGGCGACCTGGAGATCCTGCGCGTCAGCCACGAGGTGGAGCGCGAGCAGGTGCGGGTGCTGGGCGAGCGGAAGTCGGGGCGCGACGACACGGCCGTAACCGCGGCCCTGGACGCGATGCTCGCCGCCGCGCGCGACGGGTCGAACATGATCGCCCCGATGCTGGACGCGGTCCGCGCGGAGGCCACGCTGGGCGAGATCTGCGATGTCCTCCGGGAGGAGTGGGGGGTCTACACGGAGCCCGCCGGTTTCTGA
- a CDS encoding DUF3817 domain-containing protein, whose amino-acid sequence MKKSVLTRYRVLAYVTGVLLVLLCLSMIAKYGFDVDGAADFTRVVAIAHGWLYVVYLVFAFDLGAKAKWPVAKQLWVLLAGTIPTAAFFVERRISRELEPRVADDAPAVAKA is encoded by the coding sequence ATGAAAAAGAGCGTGCTGACCCGCTACCGCGTCCTGGCCTACGTCACCGGCGTGCTGCTGGTCCTGCTGTGTCTCAGCATGATCGCCAAGTACGGCTTCGACGTCGACGGCGCCGCCGACTTCACCCGGGTCGTGGCCATCGCCCACGGATGGCTCTACGTCGTCTACCTCGTTTTCGCCTTCGACCTGGGCGCCAAGGCGAAGTGGCCGGTCGCCAAGCAGCTGTGGGTGCTGCTGGCGGGCACGATCCCGACGGCCGCGTTCTTCGTGGAGCGCAGGATCTCCCGCGAGCTGGAGCCGAGGGTCGCGGACGACGCTCCCGCGGTCGCGAAGGCCTAG
- a CDS encoding MarR family winged helix-turn-helix transcriptional regulator, protein MPKPLSLAFDPIARADEHWKQRWGNVPSMAAITSIMRAHQILLAEVDAVVKPYGLTFARYEALVLLTFSKAGELPMSKIGERLMVHPTSVTNTVDRLVTSGLVDKRPNPNDGRGTLASITDKGREVCDAATRDLMAMDFGLGAYDGEECAEIFAMLRPLRIAAHDFDEE, encoded by the coding sequence GTGCCGAAGCCCCTCAGTCTCGCCTTCGATCCCATCGCGCGCGCCGACGAACACTGGAAGCAGCGCTGGGGAAACGTGCCGTCCATGGCCGCGATCACCTCGATCATGCGCGCGCACCAGATTCTGCTGGCGGAGGTCGACGCGGTCGTCAAGCCGTACGGGCTGACCTTCGCGCGGTACGAGGCGCTGGTGCTGCTCACCTTCTCCAAGGCGGGCGAGCTGCCGATGTCCAAGATCGGCGAGCGGTTGATGGTGCACCCGACGTCCGTCACCAACACCGTGGACCGGCTGGTGACGTCCGGGCTCGTCGACAAGCGCCCCAACCCGAACGACGGGCGCGGAACCCTCGCCTCGATCACCGACAAGGGCCGCGAGGTCTGCGACGCGGCGACCCGCGACCTGATGGCGATGGACTTCGGGCTCGGTGCCTACGACGGGGAGGAGTGCGCGGAGATCTTCGCGATGCTGCGCCCGCTGCGCATCGCCGCGCACGACTTCGACGAGGAGTAG
- a CDS encoding FAD-dependent oxidoreductase, with protein MNEEVDHHVPVLIVGGSLVGLSASLFLGRLGIPHMLVEKHAGTSKHPRGRGNNVRTMELFRVAGAEQAIRKAASTLADNHGILQTSSLTDDEGEWLFKEIDPGGGLARFSPSGWCLCSQNDLEPVLLKSARGLGGDIRFSTEMLSFDQDAEGVTALMKNRDTGAHTTVRAEYLIAADGPRSPVRERLGIRQTGPGDLFHNVSITFNSRALADAVGDRRFICCYLTNPEADGALLPVDNVEKWVFHAPWHPEQGETLEDFTDERCVSHIRRAVGDLDMDVEITGRAPWHAAERVAERYASERVFLAGDSAHEMSPTGAFGSNTGIQDAHNLAWKLAAVLNGWAGPGLLQSYEAERLPVAQATSARASARSAEHSHPGYAPAPGAGGGGGGRQGGVLKVALGYRYPRGAVIGADPAGPVVPEQMAMAGEPGSRAPHMWLLRSGARTSTLDLYERSFVLLSGAAEDAWHRAATSVAERLAVSLDSYRIGKDPHAELVPENGTDWAELHGTTPRGAVLVRPDGYVAWRSEGPLAEPEATLYEIMASLLDLA; from the coding sequence ATGAACGAAGAAGTCGACCACCACGTGCCGGTTCTCATCGTGGGGGGATCCCTGGTGGGTCTGTCCGCCTCGCTGTTCCTCGGCCGGCTCGGCATCCCGCACATGCTGGTCGAGAAACACGCGGGCACCTCGAAGCACCCGCGTGGGCGCGGGAACAACGTGCGCACGATGGAGCTGTTCCGGGTGGCCGGGGCCGAACAAGCGATCCGCAAGGCCGCGTCGACCCTGGCGGACAACCACGGCATCCTGCAGACCTCGTCCCTGACCGACGACGAGGGCGAGTGGCTGTTCAAGGAGATCGACCCGGGTGGCGGCCTGGCCCGCTTCAGCCCGAGCGGATGGTGTCTGTGCAGTCAGAACGACCTGGAGCCGGTGCTGCTGAAGTCCGCCCGCGGCCTCGGGGGCGACATCCGGTTCTCCACCGAGATGCTCTCCTTCGACCAGGACGCGGAGGGCGTCACCGCGCTCATGAAGAACCGGGACACCGGCGCGCACACCACGGTGCGGGCGGAGTACCTCATCGCGGCCGACGGGCCGCGCAGCCCGGTCCGCGAGCGCCTGGGCATCCGCCAGACGGGCCCCGGAGACCTGTTCCACAACGTGAGCATCACCTTCAACTCCCGCGCACTCGCGGACGCGGTGGGCGACCGGCGCTTCATCTGCTGCTACCTGACGAACCCGGAGGCGGACGGCGCGCTCCTGCCCGTGGACAACGTGGAGAAGTGGGTGTTCCACGCTCCCTGGCACCCCGAGCAGGGCGAGACGCTGGAGGACTTCACCGACGAGCGGTGCGTCTCCCACATCCGCCGGGCCGTCGGTGATCTCGACATGGACGTCGAGATCACCGGCAGGGCGCCCTGGCACGCGGCGGAGCGGGTCGCCGAGCGGTACGCGTCGGAACGGGTCTTCCTCGCCGGGGACTCCGCCCACGAGATGTCGCCGACCGGGGCGTTCGGCTCCAACACCGGTATCCAGGACGCACACAACCTCGCCTGGAAGCTCGCCGCCGTACTGAACGGGTGGGCCGGGCCCGGGCTGCTCCAGTCCTACGAGGCCGAGCGTCTCCCAGTGGCGCAGGCGACGAGCGCGCGGGCCTCGGCCCGTTCCGCGGAACACAGCCATCCGGGCTACGCCCCCGCTCCCGGCGCGGGCGGCGGTGGCGGCGGACGTCAGGGCGGTGTCCTCAAGGTGGCCCTGGGCTACCGCTATCCGCGTGGCGCCGTCATCGGCGCCGACCCGGCGGGCCCGGTCGTGCCCGAGCAGATGGCCATGGCCGGCGAACCCGGCAGCCGCGCCCCGCACATGTGGCTCCTGCGCTCCGGCGCCCGCACCTCCACGCTCGATCTGTACGAGCGCTCGTTCGTCCTGCTCAGCGGGGCTGCCGAGGACGCCTGGCACCGGGCGGCGACCAGCGTTGCCGAGCGCCTCGCCGTAAGCCTCGACTCGTACCGCATCGGCAAGGACCCGCACGCCGAGCTCGTCCCCGAGAACGGCACGGACTGGGCCGAACTCCACGGCACGACGCCGCGGGGCGCGGTGCTGGTGCGGCCCGACGGGTATGTGGCGTGGCGGTCCGAGGGCCCGCTGGCCGAACCGGAGGCGACGCTGTACGAGATCATGGCCTCCCTGCTGGACCTGGCCTGA
- a CDS encoding SchA/CurD-like domain-containing protein: protein MTTSERVSQSAFDGSRLRVVLLLDLHDGAQKQFLEAYEQLRNQVASVPGHISDQLCQSIENPSQWLITSEWESAPPFLAWVNSEEHVETVQPLHSCVRDTRSLRFSVLRETGNISAPLPQSEKGRLQATARVGDGVVRHALTFTVKPGSEPMVAKILAGYSSPQAQVDENTRLRRTSLFMHGNRVVRAIEVEGDLMAALRHVSRQPEVMAVEEAINPYLEQDRDLSDPGSARVFFTRAALPAVHHVSVGTGEPSDVERHALFYPAKSGSGMALARLLAREDEAAADDPANPIHCSTIFQRDDIVVRLVDVRGSIEDDPVLALGLKGDRNGAVLSRLLDADALGVDGAPTTEKEISRFLERSDMQLITDRSSSAS from the coding sequence ATGACAACTTCGGAACGTGTATCGCAGTCCGCGTTCGACGGCTCCCGGCTGCGGGTCGTCCTGCTGCTGGACCTCCATGACGGCGCCCAGAAGCAGTTCCTGGAGGCCTACGAACAACTGCGCAACCAAGTGGCCTCCGTGCCGGGCCACATCAGCGACCAGCTGTGCCAGTCGATCGAGAATCCCTCGCAGTGGCTCATCACCAGCGAGTGGGAGAGCGCCCCGCCCTTCCTGGCGTGGGTGAACAGCGAGGAACACGTCGAGACGGTCCAGCCGCTGCACAGCTGCGTCCGGGACACGCGGTCCCTGCGCTTCAGCGTTCTGCGCGAGACGGGGAACATCTCCGCGCCGCTCCCCCAGTCGGAGAAGGGCCGCCTCCAGGCGACGGCACGGGTGGGCGACGGCGTCGTGCGCCACGCCCTCACCTTCACCGTGAAGCCGGGCAGCGAGCCGATGGTCGCCAAGATCCTCGCCGGATACTCCTCGCCGCAGGCGCAGGTCGACGAGAACACCCGACTGCGCCGCACCTCGCTCTTCATGCACGGCAACCGGGTGGTACGCGCCATCGAGGTGGAAGGCGACCTGATGGCCGCCCTGCGCCATGTGTCCCGGCAGCCCGAGGTCATGGCGGTCGAGGAGGCCATCAACCCCTATCTGGAGCAGGACCGGGACCTCAGCGATCCGGGATCGGCCCGGGTCTTCTTCACCCGGGCGGCGCTGCCCGCGGTGCACCATGTGTCGGTCGGCACCGGCGAGCCGTCGGACGTGGAGCGGCACGCGCTGTTCTACCCGGCCAAGAGCGGGTCCGGCATGGCCCTGGCCCGGCTGCTCGCCCGCGAGGACGAGGCGGCGGCCGACGACCCCGCCAACCCCATCCACTGCAGCACCATCTTCCAGCGCGACGACATCGTGGTCCGTCTGGTCGATGTGCGGGGCAGCATCGAGGACGACCCCGTCCTGGCCCTCGGTCTCAAGGGCGACCGCAACGGCGCGGTCCTGTCCCGCCTGCTCGACGCCGACGCGCTCGGCGTCGACGGTGCGCCGACGACCGAGAAGGAGATCTCGCGCTTCCTCGAGCGGTCCGACATGCAACTGATCACCGACCGCAGCTCATCAGCCTCCTGA
- a CDS encoding cupin domain-containing protein has protein sequence MTTPRPRIVDLSETEPNTRRGGDLRAMLTPTAVGAKSGFMGLAIVQPGERIGEHYHPYSEEFVYVVSGRLEVDLDGETHPIQPDQGLLIPINMRHRFRNVGDVEARMVFHLGPLAPRPKLGHVDTEETDGLEGAGQAMTPQRTEAVS, from the coding sequence ATGACCACGCCCCGCCCACGCATCGTGGACCTCAGCGAGACCGAGCCCAACACCAGGCGCGGAGGTGATCTGCGCGCCATGCTCACGCCCACCGCGGTGGGCGCCAAGAGCGGCTTCATGGGCCTCGCCATCGTGCAGCCCGGCGAACGCATCGGCGAGCACTACCACCCGTACTCCGAGGAGTTCGTCTACGTCGTGAGCGGTCGGCTCGAAGTCGACCTGGACGGCGAGACGCACCCGATCCAGCCCGACCAGGGCCTGCTGATTCCCATCAACATGCGGCACCGCTTCCGCAACGTGGGCGACGTGGAGGCCCGCATGGTCTTCCACCTGGGCCCGCTGGCGCCGCGCCCCAAGCTCGGCCACGTCGACACCGAGGAGACCGACGGCCTGGAGGGAGCCGGACAGGCGATGACACCACAGCGAACCGAGGCCGTGTCATGA
- a CDS encoding beta-ketoacyl-[acyl-carrier-protein] synthase family protein: protein MTRRVAVTGVGIVAPGGVGVPAFWDLLANGRTATRGITLFNPEGLRSRIAAECDFDPAAHGIDAAAAERADRYVQFAMVAAREAVGDAGLGPEKEDPWRIGVSLGTAVGGTTRLEHDYVAVSETGRRWDVDHRLADPHLHRAFSPSTLASEVAEQFGAHGPVQTVSTGCTSGLDAIGYAFHAVQEGRVDVCIAGASDSPISPITMACFDAIKATSPNNDDPEHASKPFDKHRNGFVMGEGGAVLILEELEHARARGARVYCEIGGYATFGNAYHMTGLTREGLEMARAIDGALAHARLDGSDIDYVNAHGSGTQQNDRHETAAVKRSLGDHAYRTPMSSIKSMVGHSLGAIGAIEVLACVLALVHQVVPPTANYTTPDPECDLDYVPRTARQVKLRNVLSVGSGFGGFQSAVVLTRPDGRT from the coding sequence ATGACCCGGCGCGTGGCGGTCACCGGCGTCGGCATCGTCGCCCCGGGCGGTGTGGGCGTCCCGGCGTTCTGGGACCTCCTGGCGAACGGCCGCACCGCGACGAGGGGCATCACGCTCTTCAACCCGGAAGGTCTGCGTTCGCGTATCGCGGCCGAGTGCGACTTCGACCCGGCCGCCCACGGAATCGACGCGGCGGCCGCTGAGCGCGCCGACCGCTATGTCCAGTTCGCCATGGTCGCCGCCAGGGAGGCGGTGGGCGACGCGGGACTCGGCCCGGAGAAGGAAGACCCCTGGCGCATCGGGGTGTCCCTGGGCACCGCCGTCGGTGGCACCACGCGCCTCGAACACGACTATGTCGCGGTGAGCGAGACCGGCCGGCGGTGGGATGTCGACCACCGCCTGGCCGACCCCCATCTGCACCGCGCGTTCTCACCCAGCACCCTCGCCTCCGAGGTGGCCGAACAGTTCGGTGCCCACGGCCCGGTGCAGACCGTCTCCACGGGCTGCACCTCCGGCCTCGACGCGATCGGCTACGCCTTCCACGCCGTACAGGAGGGACGGGTCGACGTGTGCATAGCGGGCGCTTCGGACTCGCCGATCTCACCCATCACGATGGCGTGCTTCGACGCCATCAAGGCGACCTCCCCGAACAACGACGACCCCGAGCACGCGTCCAAGCCGTTCGACAAGCACCGCAACGGGTTCGTCATGGGCGAGGGCGGAGCCGTCCTGATCCTGGAGGAGCTCGAACACGCGCGGGCCCGTGGCGCACGTGTGTACTGCGAGATCGGCGGCTATGCCACCTTCGGCAACGCCTACCACATGACCGGCCTCACCCGTGAGGGTCTGGAGATGGCGCGTGCGATCGACGGCGCCCTCGCGCACGCCCGGTTGGACGGCTCCGACATCGACTACGTCAACGCCCACGGCTCCGGCACCCAGCAGAACGACCGGCACGAGACAGCCGCCGTGAAACGGTCCCTGGGCGACCACGCGTACCGGACGCCGATGAGTTCGATCAAGTCGATGGTGGGCCACTCCCTGGGCGCCATCGGTGCGATCGAGGTCCTGGCCTGCGTCCTGGCTCTCGTCCATCAGGTCGTGCCGCCCACGGCGAACTACACGACCCCGGACCCCGAGTGCGACCTCGACTACGTGCCGCGCACCGCACGGCAGGTCAAACTCCGCAACGTGTTGTCCGTCGGCAGTGGCTTCGGCGGCTTCCAGTCCGCGGTGGTGCTGACCCGCCCAGATGGGAGGACCTGA